In a single window of the Paramisgurnus dabryanus chromosome 23, PD_genome_1.1, whole genome shotgun sequence genome:
- the gxylt1a gene encoding glucoside xylosyltransferase 1 produces the protein MRRYIRALLVCTLFIFGSLLYTFNQLVSSLESDNHQARAHRTRAADPGPRESNDRCNSGLVTHWDPYQMTPSAVCGQKCFMETAVRYTMAPAFVGHQRSEPVRLAVVTCGSRLNESLTMLKSAVLFSYTNLHFYIFAEDELHAGFRQTLESWPPKYRSKFNYSIYPITFPSENGREWKKLFKPCASQRLFLPLILKEVDSLLYVDTDILFLRPVEDLWKFLSGFNGSHVAAMAPEHEEPRIGWYNRFARHPYYGRTGVNSGVMLMNLTRIRAKHFKNDMTRVNLKWHELLMPLLHKYKLNITWGDQDLLNIIFHYNPESLSVFPCQWNYRPDHCIYGSNCVAAEQHGIYILHGNRGVYHDDKQPVFRAVYDVIQKYPFGGDAVHGLLLPLEEKLKDGEHTYCGRVRHIFTKQLQESVKGLQRDREKTR, from the exons ATGCGTCGCTATATTCGCGCGTTGCTCGTTTGCACGTTATTCATCTTCGGTTCGCTCTTgtacacatttaatcaactcgTGTCGTCGCTGGAGAGCGACAATCATCAGGCGCGAGCACACCGGACACGCGCAGCAGATCCGGGGCCACGCGAGAGCAATGACAG GTGTAATTCAGGTTTGGTCACACATTGGGACCCATATCAGATGACGCCCTCTGCTGTTTGTGGACAGAAGTGCTTTATGGAGACGGCTGTTAG GTACACGATGGCTCCAGCGTTCGTGGGACATCAGCGATCAGAGCCCGTCAGACTGGCTGTAGTGACGTGTGGTTCCCGACTGAACGAATCTCTTACTATGCTAAAATCTGCCGTCCTCTTCAGCTACACAAATCTTCACTTTTATATTTTCGCAGAGGACGAGTTACACGCCGGCTTCAGACAGACG CTGGAGTCGTGGCCGCCGAAATATCGCTCCAAGTTTAACTACAGCATTTATCCCATCACATTCCCCAGTGAGAACGGCAGAGAGTGGAAGAAACTCTTTAAACCGTGTGCATCGCAAAGACTTTTTCTTCCG CTGATCCTGAAAGAAGTGGACTCTTTACTGTATGTGGACACGGACATCTTGTTCCTGCGGCCGGTGGAGGATCTCTGGAAATTTCTTTCAGGCTTTAACGGCAGTCACGTGGCTGCCATGGCACCGGAGCACGAGGAGCCACGGATCGGATGGTACAATCGTTTCGCTCGACACCCGTACTACGGCCGGACCGGAGTAAACTCAGGAGTCATGCTGATGAACCTGACACGAATCAGAGCCAAACATTTTAAG AATGACATGACAAGAGTGAATCTGAAGTGGCATGAGCTGTTGATGCCTCTACTACACAAATATAAACTCAACATCACCTGGGGTGACCAAGACCTgctcaacatcatatttcactaTAACCCAG AGAGTCTGTCGGTGTTCCCGTGTCAGTGGAATTATCGTCCGGATCACTGTATCTACGGCAGTAACTGTGTCGCCGCCGAACAACACGGCATTTACATTCTCCATGGAAACCGAGGTGTTTATCACGACGATAAGCAGCCGGTATTCAGAGCCGTATATGATGTCATTCAGAAG TATCCGTTTGGAGGAGATGCAGTCCACGGTTTACTTCTCCCGCTGGAGGAAAAGTTAAAGGACGGTGAGCACACGTACTGCGGGAGAGTCCGGCACATCTTCACCAAACAATTACAAGAAAGTGTCAAAGGATTACAGCGAGATCGAGAGAAAACAAGATGA
- the LOC135768157 gene encoding uncharacterized protein yields MAYSKIRELYERHFTSVLYDREKVLKIDSCLSEEKLKQNDYDEYRRICDAQSYSDQMMISTGEKLHMERETLYNHNRHEDSPAGQQLDSRSYARRSSLSSDHYNPSRSDSIFIQNQKLFPDLSSITSEKHNHLTGGSEDASTEANKMCFSDLDEIPGLDGELEEPVETPEEDWAEAITAKALDMKKLYKQDCETFGLVVKMLIYKDTTLEQKLLTTMKKILIDLKKENLQELQHFISDVTAPLKPEEIIKLYHNITSRHQQ; encoded by the exons A TGGCGTACAGTAAGATCAGAGAGCTTTATGAGAGACACTTCACATCA GTGCTGTATGATAGAGAGAAAGTGTTGAAGATTGACAGCTGTTTATCAGAAGAGAAACTCAAGCAGAATGATTATGATGAATACAGACGCATCTGTGATGCTCAGTCTTATTCTGATCAGATGATGATCTCTACAGGAGAGAAACTCCACATGGAGAGG GAGACGCTGTACAACCATAACAGACACGAAGATTCTCCAGCAGGACAACAGCTCGATTCgag GAGTTATGCTAGAAGATCCTCCCTATCTAGTGATCACTACAATCCTTCTAGATCTGACAGCATCTTCATACAAAACCAGAAGCTCTTCCCCGACCTCAGCAGCATCACATCAG AGAAACACAATCATCTCACTGGAGGATCTGAAGACGCTTCTACAGAGGCCAACAAG ATGTGTTTTTCAGATCTGGATGAGATTCCAGGTTTAGATGGAGAACTAGAAGAACCCGTTGAGACTCCAGAAGAAGATTGGGCTGAAGCCATCACTGCCAAAGCTCTGGACATGAAGAAG ttGTACAAACAGGACTGTGAGACTTTTGGACTCGTGGTGAAGATGCTGATTTACAAAGATACGACCCTTGAACAGAAACTTCTGACCACAATGAAGAAGATTCTGATTGATCTCAAAAAAGAAAATCTGCAGGAGCTTCAGCACTTCATCTCTGATGTGACTGCACCGCTGAAACCTGAAGAAATTATCAAACTTTACCATAATATCACCAGCAGACACCAGCAATAA
- the prickle1a gene encoding prickle-like protein 1a gives MNSEMKSGGFRGDVRRRDMELKIDKQTFGFQRSSTSDDDSGCVLEEYAWVPPGLRPEQVQLYFSCLPEDKVPYVNSPGEKNRIKQLLYQLPPHDNEVRYCQSLSEEEKNELHMFSTQRKKEALGRGTLKLLPRTIQRATCEHCGENVSGGEMVVSASRAKPGQCWHPACFRCSTCSELLVDLIYFCHEGKIHCGRHHAELLKPRCSSCDEIIFADECTEAEGRHWHMKHFSCFECETLLGGQRYIMKDGRPYCCGCFESLYAEYCEACGEHIGVDHAQMTYDGLHWHATDACFSCAQCKSSLLGCPFLPRQGRIYCSKACSLGEDIHASDSSDSAFLSARSQESRRSVKMGKSSRSDQCRQSLLFSPASNYKFPGLSGNADDTLSDKLSQLNFADNHFWRNGEEQEAPEDHEEWAEHEDYMTQLLLKFGEHGMFQQPEDGRPADSWTTDSEVKNESQRRHQARAESESLASKKYKADMYWAQSQDGLGDSAYGSHPGPASSRKIQELEHEDKLWYNDSLECITDEFKQAEQNVRDSMDSLALSNITGVSIDGDIKEKTMLYSFQKFSEFRKENVENTSNMGTLNSSMLHRSSNSLKSLTSDLERVEIIEEEDEEQEQVVPLPEERPKPAHIPVLRRSKSQSKPQQVKFSDDVIDNGHYDDLKVRQPPMSERTRRRAYHFDEQDQQRHRHHHRRRSRKSRSDNALHMVPKEKARMNFKEDRRHYGPGPDARYGRHPRTHADSQNYGLHSQAMERFPRLYGEDDDWCSTCSSSSSESEEEGFFLGQPIPQPRQPRYQYYADELPFGTRTKSKQKRGRKGKNCIIS, from the exons ATGAACTCTGAGATGAAGTCTGGTGGTTTCCGTGGTGACGTGAGGCGACGGGACATGGAGCTGAAGATCGACAAGCAAACGTTCGGTTTCCAGCGGAGCTCCACGTCAGATGATGACTCTGGTTGTGTTCTTGAGGAATACGCCTGGGTACCGCCAGGACTAAGACCAGAACAG GTCCAGCTTTACTTCTCTTGTCTACCTGAGGATAAAGTGCCGTATGTGAACAGCCCGGGTGAGAAGAATCGTATCAAACAGCTTCTGTATCAGCTGCCTCCTCATGACAATGAA gtgCGATACTGCCAATCTCTCAGTGAAGAGGAGAAGAACGAGCTTCATATGTTTAGCACGCAGAGAAAGAAAGAGGCTCTTGGACGAGGAACATTAAAACTGCTGCCGAGGACGATCCAACGTGCCACGTGTGAACAT TGTGGAGAGAACGTCAGCGGAGGAGAGATGGTGGTGTCTGCATCACGGGCCAAACCTGGACAGTGTTGGCACCCGGCATGCTTTAGATGTTCCACCTGCAGTGAACTCCTAGTGGATCTCATTTACTTCTGTCATGAGGGGAAGATCCACTGTGGAAGACATCACGCTGAACTGCTTAAGCCACGCTGTTCTTCCTGCGATGAG ATTATATTCGCAGATGAATGCACAGAAGCAGAAGGCCGTCACTGGCACATGAAGCACTTTTCATGTTTTGAATGTGAGACCTTACTGGGTGGTCAGCGGTACATCATGAAAGACGGTCGGCCCTACTGTTGCGGTTGCTTCGAGTCTCTGTATGCAGAATACTGTGAGGCCTGCGGTGAACACATCG GGGTGGACCATGCCCAAATGACGTATGATGGCCTCCATTGGCACGCCACAGATGCTTGCTTCAGCTGTGCTCAATGTAAGAGCTCATTGCTCGGTTGTCCCTTTCTCCCCAGGCAAGGCAGAATCTACTGCTCTAAAGCCTGTAGTCTGGGTGAAGACATCCACGCCTCAGATTCTTCAGACTCGGCCTTCCTGTCGGCGAGATCTCAGGAATCACGTCGCAGCGTGAAGATGGGAAAGAGTAGCCGCTCCGACCAATGTCGACAGTCGCTTCTCTTCTCCCCCGCAAGTAACTACAAGTTCCCCGGACTGTCCGGGAACGCGGACGACACCTTGTCTGACAAGCTGTCGCAGCTAAACTTTGCAGACAACCACTTTTGGAGGAACGGGGAGGAGCAGGAAGCACCTGAAGACCACGAGGAATGGGCGGAGCACGAGGACTACATGACCCAGCTGCTCCTCAAGTTTGGCGAACATGGAATGTTCCAGCAGCCGGAGGACGGCAGACCGGCTGACTCGTGGACGACGGACTCCGAGGTCAAAAACGAAAGCCAGCGAAGGCACCAGGCCCGTGCCGAGAGCGAGAGTCTTGCCAGTAAAAAGTACAAGGCAGACATGTACTGGGCCCAGTCTCAGGATGGACTGGGTGATTCTGCGTACGGTAGTCACCCCGGACCTGCTAGCAGCAGGAAAATCCAGGAGCTTGAACATGAAGATAAACTGTGGTATAATGACTCGCTAGAGTGCATCACAGATGAATTTAAACAAGCAGAGCAGAACGTCAGAGACTCCATGGATTCCTTAGCACTCTCCAATATCACAG GTGTTTCGATTGATGGAGatattaaagagaaaacaatgCTCTACTCGTTTCAAAAGTTCTCTGAGTTTCGAAAAGAGAACGTTGAGAACACGAGTAACATGGGGACGCTGAACTCTTCAATGCTACACAGGAGCTCCAACTCTCTGAAGAGTCTTACCTCTGACCTGGAGCGTGTGGAGATCATCGAGGAGGAGGATGAAGAACAAGAGCAGGTGGTTCCTCTTCCAGAAGAGAGGCCAAAACCGGCTCACATACCAGTTTTAAGAAGGAGCAAGTCCCAGTCCAAACCGCAGCAGGTTAAATTTTCAGACGATGTCATAGACAACGGACACTACGATGACTTGAAGGTGCGGCAGCCTCCCATGAGCGAGCGGACACGGAGACGAGCGTACCACTTTGACGAACAAGACCAACAGCGCCATCGCCATCACCACAGACGGAGAAGTCGGAAATCTCGTTCGGACAACGCGCTTCACATGGTTCCCAAAGAGAAAGCCAGAATGAACTTTAAGGAGGACCGTCGGCACTACGGCCCAGGACCTGACGCTCGATACGGACGGCACCCGCGCACTCACGCCGACTCACAAAACTACGGATTGCACAGCCAAGCCATGGAGAGATTTCCTCGTTTGTATGGGGAAGACGATGACTGGTGCTCTACCTGCTCTTCTTCATCATCCGAGTCAGAGGAGGAAGGATTTTTCCTGGGTCAGCCTATTCCACAACCGAGACAACCTCGATACCAGTATTACGCTGATGAACTTCCCTTTGGTACACGAACAAAGTCCAAACAGAAGAGAGGACGTAAGGGCAAAAACTGTATCATTTCATAG